Proteins from one Hoplias malabaricus isolate fHopMal1 chromosome 2, fHopMal1.hap1, whole genome shotgun sequence genomic window:
- the dennd1c gene encoding DENN domain-containing protein 1B isoform X1, with amino-acid sequence MHTTNGKCKMAALSERTDVNGSSRDYIFRKDATSQRGGRNIPLPKIVDQVGRENPESTFYWFFQASCPIARDKDPGVLFQFPEDFNDEECLQSLPRFCFPYDIERVRDGVAVQHFTFVLTDLEGCQRFGFCRLTSSSQTCLCILSYLPWFEVFYKLLNTLADYMTKGQTKEMQELLSALYKHPVPSTNGSFTLHLIPYFIAPDPKALPSIPESRNLTELVVAVDVGNLLQLYASMLFERRILICCSKLSTLTACVHACSGTLFPMFWQHIFIPVLPPHLLDYCCAPMPYLIGVHSSLIERVRSRALEDVVILNVDTNTMESPHDDLKKLPPDVVTALKVRLKRQAASPGSGVARAFLRAQALLFGGYRDALIYPHEEPVSFSEDLFLIHKSQSMRIFLQSAIHLQFFKQFIDARLEMLNQGKEPDDLFEEEILQCGASSGGSKSYQQWVGNIKKGGGALLLTVKSKAQMCKTATYQTRLGLKNFILPKDHKDRNSLQRGGSVCGTHTYRLIQSDCLQNRLPITQHFGKSRPRRPVRKQTSPQTEDPPQDNCSYGEESQIESGSSAGDFQDDPDLPEVPDLEEMDLLGEIFDTLSSQSSREPGILYSTRSLDLFNSDCTDYITRRSLAMPSQESLNLSIGNSGSLMSWEEGPDLEGEGPEDSINQSERKEPSGERMCVDLGRLVDDFTDLGAELKEELSDLRLLEQDGKWVEPVKQGGAEEKQRTKETSDDKQQNHFEEKENLEVPAQTEKELEEPEASLKPQGEPESFGASLEEQREPEVCEAPSEPQQEPEVSEGPLEPQQEPEVSEALLEPQQELEVSESPLEQETQHRANISTNESHPDQRREDHHNPDEERSVQSVLSTVALFQSRSLQTHLPEPTRSGLSPKGSDTSLKTSPRGPRKIQSSSSRLILPPKNDDPNTNPPLDSASEDQNLPLIKVSELKKRFEQ; translated from the exons agAAAATCCAGAAAGTACATTTTACTGGTTCTTTCAAGCCTCGTGTCCAATTGCCCGAGACAAAG atcctGGGGTATTGTTTCAGTTTCCAGAAGACTTCAATGATGAG GAGTGTCTACAGTCACTTCCACGTTTTTGCTTCCCCTATGATATAGAGAG GGTGAGGGATGGAGTAGCTGTGCAGCACTTCACATTCGTACTGACAGATCTTGAGGGATGTCAACGCTTCGGTTTCTGTCGACTGACCTCCAGCTCCCAGACCTGCCTCTGTATCCTCAG TTATCTGCCCTGGTTCGAGGTCTTTTATAAACTGTTGAACACTCTGGCAGATTACATGACTAAAGGCCAG ACCAAAGAAATGCAAGAGCTGCTATCAGCGCTTTATAAACACCCTGTACCATCGACTAATGGTTCCTTCACTCTACATCTG aTCCCATATTTTATAGCTCCAGATCCAAAGGCTTTACCATCTATAccagagagt AGGAACCTGACAGAGCTGGTGGTAGCGGTGGATGTGGGGAATCTGCTGCAGCTCTATGCCAGTATGCTGTTTGAGAGACGGATCCTGATTTGCTGCAGTAAACTCAGCACG CTGACAGCGTGTGTTCATGCCTGTAGTGGAACACTGTTCCCCATGTTCTGGCAACACATCTTCATACCTGTCCTACCTCCACACCTGCTGGACTACTGCTG TGCCCCAATGCCGTACCTTATTGGAGTTCACTCCAGTCTAATAGAG AGAGTGAGGAGTCGAGCTCTGGAGGACGTCGTTATTCTGAATgtagacacaaacacaatggAGTCTCCTCACGACGATCTGAAGAAGCTGCCCCCGGACGTG gtcaCAGCTCTGAAAGTGCGTTTGAAGCGTCAGGCTGCTTCGCCAGGGTCAGGTGTGGCTCGAGCATTTCTCAGAGCTCAGGCTCTGCTCTTTGGAGGCTACAGAGACGCTTTAATATACCCTCAT gAAGAACCTGTGTCATTTAGTGAAGACCTCTTCCTCATACACAAGTCTCAGAGTATGAGAATTTTCCTCCAGAGCGCCATCCACCTGCAATTCTTcaaacag TTTATTGACGCACGTCTGGAGATGCTGAATCAGGGAAAAGAACCTGATGATCTGTTTGAGGAGGAAATCCTGCAGTGTGGCGCttcatcag GGGGCTCTAAATCATACCAGCAGTGGGTGGGCAACATCAAG AAAGGAGGAGGTGCTCTGCTGCTGACTGTGAAATCCAAGGCTCAGATGTGTAAAACT GCCACGTATCAGACCAGACTTGGACTGAAGAACTTCATTTTACCAAAG gatcaCAAGGATCGTAACTCTCTCCAGAGGGGCGGGTCTGTatgtggcacacacacatatcgcCTCATCCAATCAGACTGCCTTCAGAACCGTCTACCAATCACACAGCACTTCGGCAAG TCTCGGCCGAGGAGGCCAGTACGAAAACAAACCAGCCCCCAGACAGAAGACCCTCCACAGGACAACTGCAGCTACGGAGAGGAGAG tcagATAGAATCAGGCTCCAGTGCCGGGGACTTCCAGGACGACCCTGATCTGCCGGAGGTGCCTGACCTGGAGGAGATGGATCTTCTGGGGGAGATCTTCGACACACTGAGCTCTCAGAGCTCCAGAGAACCAGGAATACTCTACAGCACACGCAGTCTGGACCTGTTCAACTCTGACTGCACTGACTACATCACCaga AGGAGCTTGGCCATGCCCAGTCAGGAGAGTTTGAACCTTTCCATCGGCAACAGCGGCAGCCTCATGAGCTGGGAGGAGGGGCCAGACTTGGAAGGGGAGGGGCCTGAGGACAGCATCAACCAATCAGAAAGGAAGGAGCCTTCAggggagagaatgtgtgtggatCTGGGAAGGCTGGTGGACGATTTCACTGATCTAGGTGCAGAGCTTAAAGAGGAACTTAGCGACCTTCGGCTGTTAGAGCAAGATGGAAAGTGGGTGGAGCCAGTTAAGCAGGGCGGTGCCGAGGAGAAGCAAAGAACCAAGGAAACCAGTGACGACAAACAACAGAACCATTTTGAAGAGAAGGAAAACCTAGAGGTTCCagcacagacagagaaagaactTGAAGAACCTGAGGCATCCTTAAAACCACAAGGAGAACCTGAATCATTTGGGGCATCTTTAGAAGAACAAAGAGAACCTGAAGTATGTGAGGCACCTTCAGAACCACAGCAAGAACCTGAGGTATCTGAGGGACCTTTAGAACCACAGCAAGAACCTGAAGTATCTGAGGCACTTTTAGAACCACAGCAAGAACTTGAAGTATCTGAGTCACCTTTAGAACAAGAAACTCAACATAGAGCAAACATCTCCACTAATGAGTCCCATCCAGATCAGAGACGTGAAGACCACCACAACCCGGATGAAGAACGTTCCGTGCAGAGTGTGCTGTCCACTGTGGCTTTGTTCCAGTCCAGGTCCTTGCAGACCCACCTTCCCGAACCCACGAGGTCTGGACTCAGCCCCAAAGGGTCGGACACCTCCCTGAAGACTTCCCCTAGAGGACCTCGGAAGATCCAGTCATCATCCAGCCGGCTGATTCTGCCTCCGAAAAATGATGACCCCAATACAAACCCCCCCCTCGACTCAGCATCTGAAGACCAGAACCTGCCCCTCATTAAAGTGTCTGAACTGAAGAAGAGGTTTGAGCAGTGA
- the dennd1c gene encoding DENN domain-containing protein 1B isoform X3, which produces MGSRLKENPESTFYWFFQASCPIARDKDPGVLFQFPEDFNDEECLQSLPRFCFPYDIERVRDGVAVQHFTFVLTDLEGCQRFGFCRLTSSSQTCLCILSYLPWFEVFYKLLNTLADYMTKGQTKEMQELLSALYKHPVPSTNGSFTLHLIPYFIAPDPKALPSIPESRNLTELVVAVDVGNLLQLYASMLFERRILICCSKLSTLTACVHACSGTLFPMFWQHIFIPVLPPHLLDYCCAPMPYLIGVHSSLIERVRSRALEDVVILNVDTNTMESPHDDLKKLPPDVVTALKVRLKRQAASPGSGVARAFLRAQALLFGGYRDALIYPHEEPVSFSEDLFLIHKSQSMRIFLQSAIHLQFFKQFIDARLEMLNQGKEPDDLFEEEILQCGASSGGSKSYQQWVGNIKKGGGALLLTVKSKAQMCKTATYQTRLGLKNFILPKDHKDRNSLQRGGSVCGTHTYRLIQSDCLQNRLPITQHFGKSRPRRPVRKQTSPQTEDPPQDNCSYGEESQIESGSSAGDFQDDPDLPEVPDLEEMDLLGEIFDTLSSQSSREPGILYSTRSLDLFNSDCTDYITRRSLAMPSQESLNLSIGNSGSLMSWEEGPDLEGEGPEDSINQSERKEPSGERMCVDLGRLVDDFTDLGAELKEELSDLRLLEQDGKWVEPVKQGGAEEKQRTKETSDDKQQNHFEEKENLEVPAQTEKELEEPEASLKPQGEPESFGASLEEQREPEVCEAPSEPQQEPEVSEGPLEPQQEPEVSEALLEPQQELEVSESPLEQETQHRANISTNESHPDQRREDHHNPDEERSVQSVLSTVALFQSRSLQTHLPEPTRSGLSPKGSDTSLKTSPRGPRKIQSSSSRLILPPKNDDPNTNPPLDSASEDQNLPLIKVSELKKRFEQ; this is translated from the exons ATGGGATCCAGACTCAA agAAAATCCAGAAAGTACATTTTACTGGTTCTTTCAAGCCTCGTGTCCAATTGCCCGAGACAAAG atcctGGGGTATTGTTTCAGTTTCCAGAAGACTTCAATGATGAG GAGTGTCTACAGTCACTTCCACGTTTTTGCTTCCCCTATGATATAGAGAG GGTGAGGGATGGAGTAGCTGTGCAGCACTTCACATTCGTACTGACAGATCTTGAGGGATGTCAACGCTTCGGTTTCTGTCGACTGACCTCCAGCTCCCAGACCTGCCTCTGTATCCTCAG TTATCTGCCCTGGTTCGAGGTCTTTTATAAACTGTTGAACACTCTGGCAGATTACATGACTAAAGGCCAG ACCAAAGAAATGCAAGAGCTGCTATCAGCGCTTTATAAACACCCTGTACCATCGACTAATGGTTCCTTCACTCTACATCTG aTCCCATATTTTATAGCTCCAGATCCAAAGGCTTTACCATCTATAccagagagt AGGAACCTGACAGAGCTGGTGGTAGCGGTGGATGTGGGGAATCTGCTGCAGCTCTATGCCAGTATGCTGTTTGAGAGACGGATCCTGATTTGCTGCAGTAAACTCAGCACG CTGACAGCGTGTGTTCATGCCTGTAGTGGAACACTGTTCCCCATGTTCTGGCAACACATCTTCATACCTGTCCTACCTCCACACCTGCTGGACTACTGCTG TGCCCCAATGCCGTACCTTATTGGAGTTCACTCCAGTCTAATAGAG AGAGTGAGGAGTCGAGCTCTGGAGGACGTCGTTATTCTGAATgtagacacaaacacaatggAGTCTCCTCACGACGATCTGAAGAAGCTGCCCCCGGACGTG gtcaCAGCTCTGAAAGTGCGTTTGAAGCGTCAGGCTGCTTCGCCAGGGTCAGGTGTGGCTCGAGCATTTCTCAGAGCTCAGGCTCTGCTCTTTGGAGGCTACAGAGACGCTTTAATATACCCTCAT gAAGAACCTGTGTCATTTAGTGAAGACCTCTTCCTCATACACAAGTCTCAGAGTATGAGAATTTTCCTCCAGAGCGCCATCCACCTGCAATTCTTcaaacag TTTATTGACGCACGTCTGGAGATGCTGAATCAGGGAAAAGAACCTGATGATCTGTTTGAGGAGGAAATCCTGCAGTGTGGCGCttcatcag GGGGCTCTAAATCATACCAGCAGTGGGTGGGCAACATCAAG AAAGGAGGAGGTGCTCTGCTGCTGACTGTGAAATCCAAGGCTCAGATGTGTAAAACT GCCACGTATCAGACCAGACTTGGACTGAAGAACTTCATTTTACCAAAG gatcaCAAGGATCGTAACTCTCTCCAGAGGGGCGGGTCTGTatgtggcacacacacatatcgcCTCATCCAATCAGACTGCCTTCAGAACCGTCTACCAATCACACAGCACTTCGGCAAG TCTCGGCCGAGGAGGCCAGTACGAAAACAAACCAGCCCCCAGACAGAAGACCCTCCACAGGACAACTGCAGCTACGGAGAGGAGAG tcagATAGAATCAGGCTCCAGTGCCGGGGACTTCCAGGACGACCCTGATCTGCCGGAGGTGCCTGACCTGGAGGAGATGGATCTTCTGGGGGAGATCTTCGACACACTGAGCTCTCAGAGCTCCAGAGAACCAGGAATACTCTACAGCACACGCAGTCTGGACCTGTTCAACTCTGACTGCACTGACTACATCACCaga AGGAGCTTGGCCATGCCCAGTCAGGAGAGTTTGAACCTTTCCATCGGCAACAGCGGCAGCCTCATGAGCTGGGAGGAGGGGCCAGACTTGGAAGGGGAGGGGCCTGAGGACAGCATCAACCAATCAGAAAGGAAGGAGCCTTCAggggagagaatgtgtgtggatCTGGGAAGGCTGGTGGACGATTTCACTGATCTAGGTGCAGAGCTTAAAGAGGAACTTAGCGACCTTCGGCTGTTAGAGCAAGATGGAAAGTGGGTGGAGCCAGTTAAGCAGGGCGGTGCCGAGGAGAAGCAAAGAACCAAGGAAACCAGTGACGACAAACAACAGAACCATTTTGAAGAGAAGGAAAACCTAGAGGTTCCagcacagacagagaaagaactTGAAGAACCTGAGGCATCCTTAAAACCACAAGGAGAACCTGAATCATTTGGGGCATCTTTAGAAGAACAAAGAGAACCTGAAGTATGTGAGGCACCTTCAGAACCACAGCAAGAACCTGAGGTATCTGAGGGACCTTTAGAACCACAGCAAGAACCTGAAGTATCTGAGGCACTTTTAGAACCACAGCAAGAACTTGAAGTATCTGAGTCACCTTTAGAACAAGAAACTCAACATAGAGCAAACATCTCCACTAATGAGTCCCATCCAGATCAGAGACGTGAAGACCACCACAACCCGGATGAAGAACGTTCCGTGCAGAGTGTGCTGTCCACTGTGGCTTTGTTCCAGTCCAGGTCCTTGCAGACCCACCTTCCCGAACCCACGAGGTCTGGACTCAGCCCCAAAGGGTCGGACACCTCCCTGAAGACTTCCCCTAGAGGACCTCGGAAGATCCAGTCATCATCCAGCCGGCTGATTCTGCCTCCGAAAAATGATGACCCCAATACAAACCCCCCCCTCGACTCAGCATCTGAAGACCAGAACCTGCCCCTCATTAAAGTGTCTGAACTGAAGAAGAGGTTTGAGCAGTGA
- the dennd1c gene encoding DENN domain-containing protein 1B isoform X4, whose protein sequence is MFFCEGEQLQIGSEVPLTCGHTLSSERKGSGIPYFIAPDPKALPSIPESRNLTELVVAVDVGNLLQLYASMLFERRILICCSKLSTLTACVHACSGTLFPMFWQHIFIPVLPPHLLDYCCAPMPYLIGVHSSLIERVRSRALEDVVILNVDTNTMESPHDDLKKLPPDVVTALKVRLKRQAASPGSGVARAFLRAQALLFGGYRDALIYPHEEPVSFSEDLFLIHKSQSMRIFLQSAIHLQFFKQFIDARLEMLNQGKEPDDLFEEEILQCGASSGGSKSYQQWVGNIKKGGGALLLTVKSKAQMCKTATYQTRLGLKNFILPKDHKDRNSLQRGGSVCGTHTYRLIQSDCLQNRLPITQHFGKSRPRRPVRKQTSPQTEDPPQDNCSYGEESQIESGSSAGDFQDDPDLPEVPDLEEMDLLGEIFDTLSSQSSREPGILYSTRSLDLFNSDCTDYITRRSLAMPSQESLNLSIGNSGSLMSWEEGPDLEGEGPEDSINQSERKEPSGERMCVDLGRLVDDFTDLGAELKEELSDLRLLEQDGKWVEPVKQGGAEEKQRTKETSDDKQQNHFEEKENLEVPAQTEKELEEPEASLKPQGEPESFGASLEEQREPEVCEAPSEPQQEPEVSEGPLEPQQEPEVSEALLEPQQELEVSESPLEQETQHRANISTNESHPDQRREDHHNPDEERSVQSVLSTVALFQSRSLQTHLPEPTRSGLSPKGSDTSLKTSPRGPRKIQSSSSRLILPPKNDDPNTNPPLDSASEDQNLPLIKVSELKKRFEQ, encoded by the exons ATGTTCTTCTGTGAGGGAGAACAGCTGCAAATTGGGAGTGAGGTGCCATTGACCTGTGGccacacactgtcctcagagAGAAAAGGGTCAGGG aTCCCATATTTTATAGCTCCAGATCCAAAGGCTTTACCATCTATAccagagagt AGGAACCTGACAGAGCTGGTGGTAGCGGTGGATGTGGGGAATCTGCTGCAGCTCTATGCCAGTATGCTGTTTGAGAGACGGATCCTGATTTGCTGCAGTAAACTCAGCACG CTGACAGCGTGTGTTCATGCCTGTAGTGGAACACTGTTCCCCATGTTCTGGCAACACATCTTCATACCTGTCCTACCTCCACACCTGCTGGACTACTGCTG TGCCCCAATGCCGTACCTTATTGGAGTTCACTCCAGTCTAATAGAG AGAGTGAGGAGTCGAGCTCTGGAGGACGTCGTTATTCTGAATgtagacacaaacacaatggAGTCTCCTCACGACGATCTGAAGAAGCTGCCCCCGGACGTG gtcaCAGCTCTGAAAGTGCGTTTGAAGCGTCAGGCTGCTTCGCCAGGGTCAGGTGTGGCTCGAGCATTTCTCAGAGCTCAGGCTCTGCTCTTTGGAGGCTACAGAGACGCTTTAATATACCCTCAT gAAGAACCTGTGTCATTTAGTGAAGACCTCTTCCTCATACACAAGTCTCAGAGTATGAGAATTTTCCTCCAGAGCGCCATCCACCTGCAATTCTTcaaacag TTTATTGACGCACGTCTGGAGATGCTGAATCAGGGAAAAGAACCTGATGATCTGTTTGAGGAGGAAATCCTGCAGTGTGGCGCttcatcag GGGGCTCTAAATCATACCAGCAGTGGGTGGGCAACATCAAG AAAGGAGGAGGTGCTCTGCTGCTGACTGTGAAATCCAAGGCTCAGATGTGTAAAACT GCCACGTATCAGACCAGACTTGGACTGAAGAACTTCATTTTACCAAAG gatcaCAAGGATCGTAACTCTCTCCAGAGGGGCGGGTCTGTatgtggcacacacacatatcgcCTCATCCAATCAGACTGCCTTCAGAACCGTCTACCAATCACACAGCACTTCGGCAAG TCTCGGCCGAGGAGGCCAGTACGAAAACAAACCAGCCCCCAGACAGAAGACCCTCCACAGGACAACTGCAGCTACGGAGAGGAGAG tcagATAGAATCAGGCTCCAGTGCCGGGGACTTCCAGGACGACCCTGATCTGCCGGAGGTGCCTGACCTGGAGGAGATGGATCTTCTGGGGGAGATCTTCGACACACTGAGCTCTCAGAGCTCCAGAGAACCAGGAATACTCTACAGCACACGCAGTCTGGACCTGTTCAACTCTGACTGCACTGACTACATCACCaga AGGAGCTTGGCCATGCCCAGTCAGGAGAGTTTGAACCTTTCCATCGGCAACAGCGGCAGCCTCATGAGCTGGGAGGAGGGGCCAGACTTGGAAGGGGAGGGGCCTGAGGACAGCATCAACCAATCAGAAAGGAAGGAGCCTTCAggggagagaatgtgtgtggatCTGGGAAGGCTGGTGGACGATTTCACTGATCTAGGTGCAGAGCTTAAAGAGGAACTTAGCGACCTTCGGCTGTTAGAGCAAGATGGAAAGTGGGTGGAGCCAGTTAAGCAGGGCGGTGCCGAGGAGAAGCAAAGAACCAAGGAAACCAGTGACGACAAACAACAGAACCATTTTGAAGAGAAGGAAAACCTAGAGGTTCCagcacagacagagaaagaactTGAAGAACCTGAGGCATCCTTAAAACCACAAGGAGAACCTGAATCATTTGGGGCATCTTTAGAAGAACAAAGAGAACCTGAAGTATGTGAGGCACCTTCAGAACCACAGCAAGAACCTGAGGTATCTGAGGGACCTTTAGAACCACAGCAAGAACCTGAAGTATCTGAGGCACTTTTAGAACCACAGCAAGAACTTGAAGTATCTGAGTCACCTTTAGAACAAGAAACTCAACATAGAGCAAACATCTCCACTAATGAGTCCCATCCAGATCAGAGACGTGAAGACCACCACAACCCGGATGAAGAACGTTCCGTGCAGAGTGTGCTGTCCACTGTGGCTTTGTTCCAGTCCAGGTCCTTGCAGACCCACCTTCCCGAACCCACGAGGTCTGGACTCAGCCCCAAAGGGTCGGACACCTCCCTGAAGACTTCCCCTAGAGGACCTCGGAAGATCCAGTCATCATCCAGCCGGCTGATTCTGCCTCCGAAAAATGATGACCCCAATACAAACCCCCCCCTCGACTCAGCATCTGAAGACCAGAACCTGCCCCTCATTAAAGTGTCTGAACTGAAGAAGAGGTTTGAGCAGTGA
- the dennd1c gene encoding DENN domain-containing protein 1B isoform X2 has translation MGSRLKENPESTFYWFFQASCPIARDKDPGVLFQFPEDFNDEECLQSLPRFCFPYDIERVRDGVAVQHFTFVLTDLEGCQRFGFCRLTSSSQTCLCILSYLPWFEVFYKLLNTLADYMTKGQTKEMQELLSALYKHPVPSTNGSFTLHLGEQLQIGSEVPLTCGHTLSSERKGSGIPYFIAPDPKALPSIPESRNLTELVVAVDVGNLLQLYASMLFERRILICCSKLSTLTACVHACSGTLFPMFWQHIFIPVLPPHLLDYCCAPMPYLIGVHSSLIERVRSRALEDVVILNVDTNTMESPHDDLKKLPPDVVTALKVRLKRQAASPGSGVARAFLRAQALLFGGYRDALIYPHEEPVSFSEDLFLIHKSQSMRIFLQSAIHLQFFKQFIDARLEMLNQGKEPDDLFEEEILQCGASSGGSKSYQQWVGNIKKGGGALLLTVKSKAQMCKTATYQTRLGLKNFILPKDHKDRNSLQRGGSVCGTHTYRLIQSDCLQNRLPITQHFGKSRPRRPVRKQTSPQTEDPPQDNCSYGEESQIESGSSAGDFQDDPDLPEVPDLEEMDLLGEIFDTLSSQSSREPGILYSTRSLDLFNSDCTDYITRRSLAMPSQESLNLSIGNSGSLMSWEEGPDLEGEGPEDSINQSERKEPSGERMCVDLGRLVDDFTDLGAELKEELSDLRLLEQDGKWVEPVKQGGAEEKQRTKETSDDKQQNHFEEKENLEVPAQTEKELEEPEASLKPQGEPESFGASLEEQREPEVCEAPSEPQQEPEVSEGPLEPQQEPEVSEALLEPQQELEVSESPLEQETQHRANISTNESHPDQRREDHHNPDEERSVQSVLSTVALFQSRSLQTHLPEPTRSGLSPKGSDTSLKTSPRGPRKIQSSSSRLILPPKNDDPNTNPPLDSASEDQNLPLIKVSELKKRFEQ, from the exons ATGGGATCCAGACTCAA agAAAATCCAGAAAGTACATTTTACTGGTTCTTTCAAGCCTCGTGTCCAATTGCCCGAGACAAAG atcctGGGGTATTGTTTCAGTTTCCAGAAGACTTCAATGATGAG GAGTGTCTACAGTCACTTCCACGTTTTTGCTTCCCCTATGATATAGAGAG GGTGAGGGATGGAGTAGCTGTGCAGCACTTCACATTCGTACTGACAGATCTTGAGGGATGTCAACGCTTCGGTTTCTGTCGACTGACCTCCAGCTCCCAGACCTGCCTCTGTATCCTCAG TTATCTGCCCTGGTTCGAGGTCTTTTATAAACTGTTGAACACTCTGGCAGATTACATGACTAAAGGCCAG ACCAAAGAAATGCAAGAGCTGCTATCAGCGCTTTATAAACACCCTGTACCATCGACTAATGGTTCCTTCACTCTACATCTG GGAGAACAGCTGCAAATTGGGAGTGAGGTGCCATTGACCTGTGGccacacactgtcctcagagAGAAAAGGGTCAGGG aTCCCATATTTTATAGCTCCAGATCCAAAGGCTTTACCATCTATAccagagagt AGGAACCTGACAGAGCTGGTGGTAGCGGTGGATGTGGGGAATCTGCTGCAGCTCTATGCCAGTATGCTGTTTGAGAGACGGATCCTGATTTGCTGCAGTAAACTCAGCACG CTGACAGCGTGTGTTCATGCCTGTAGTGGAACACTGTTCCCCATGTTCTGGCAACACATCTTCATACCTGTCCTACCTCCACACCTGCTGGACTACTGCTG TGCCCCAATGCCGTACCTTATTGGAGTTCACTCCAGTCTAATAGAG AGAGTGAGGAGTCGAGCTCTGGAGGACGTCGTTATTCTGAATgtagacacaaacacaatggAGTCTCCTCACGACGATCTGAAGAAGCTGCCCCCGGACGTG gtcaCAGCTCTGAAAGTGCGTTTGAAGCGTCAGGCTGCTTCGCCAGGGTCAGGTGTGGCTCGAGCATTTCTCAGAGCTCAGGCTCTGCTCTTTGGAGGCTACAGAGACGCTTTAATATACCCTCAT gAAGAACCTGTGTCATTTAGTGAAGACCTCTTCCTCATACACAAGTCTCAGAGTATGAGAATTTTCCTCCAGAGCGCCATCCACCTGCAATTCTTcaaacag TTTATTGACGCACGTCTGGAGATGCTGAATCAGGGAAAAGAACCTGATGATCTGTTTGAGGAGGAAATCCTGCAGTGTGGCGCttcatcag GGGGCTCTAAATCATACCAGCAGTGGGTGGGCAACATCAAG AAAGGAGGAGGTGCTCTGCTGCTGACTGTGAAATCCAAGGCTCAGATGTGTAAAACT GCCACGTATCAGACCAGACTTGGACTGAAGAACTTCATTTTACCAAAG gatcaCAAGGATCGTAACTCTCTCCAGAGGGGCGGGTCTGTatgtggcacacacacatatcgcCTCATCCAATCAGACTGCCTTCAGAACCGTCTACCAATCACACAGCACTTCGGCAAG TCTCGGCCGAGGAGGCCAGTACGAAAACAAACCAGCCCCCAGACAGAAGACCCTCCACAGGACAACTGCAGCTACGGAGAGGAGAG tcagATAGAATCAGGCTCCAGTGCCGGGGACTTCCAGGACGACCCTGATCTGCCGGAGGTGCCTGACCTGGAGGAGATGGATCTTCTGGGGGAGATCTTCGACACACTGAGCTCTCAGAGCTCCAGAGAACCAGGAATACTCTACAGCACACGCAGTCTGGACCTGTTCAACTCTGACTGCACTGACTACATCACCaga AGGAGCTTGGCCATGCCCAGTCAGGAGAGTTTGAACCTTTCCATCGGCAACAGCGGCAGCCTCATGAGCTGGGAGGAGGGGCCAGACTTGGAAGGGGAGGGGCCTGAGGACAGCATCAACCAATCAGAAAGGAAGGAGCCTTCAggggagagaatgtgtgtggatCTGGGAAGGCTGGTGGACGATTTCACTGATCTAGGTGCAGAGCTTAAAGAGGAACTTAGCGACCTTCGGCTGTTAGAGCAAGATGGAAAGTGGGTGGAGCCAGTTAAGCAGGGCGGTGCCGAGGAGAAGCAAAGAACCAAGGAAACCAGTGACGACAAACAACAGAACCATTTTGAAGAGAAGGAAAACCTAGAGGTTCCagcacagacagagaaagaactTGAAGAACCTGAGGCATCCTTAAAACCACAAGGAGAACCTGAATCATTTGGGGCATCTTTAGAAGAACAAAGAGAACCTGAAGTATGTGAGGCACCTTCAGAACCACAGCAAGAACCTGAGGTATCTGAGGGACCTTTAGAACCACAGCAAGAACCTGAAGTATCTGAGGCACTTTTAGAACCACAGCAAGAACTTGAAGTATCTGAGTCACCTTTAGAACAAGAAACTCAACATAGAGCAAACATCTCCACTAATGAGTCCCATCCAGATCAGAGACGTGAAGACCACCACAACCCGGATGAAGAACGTTCCGTGCAGAGTGTGCTGTCCACTGTGGCTTTGTTCCAGTCCAGGTCCTTGCAGACCCACCTTCCCGAACCCACGAGGTCTGGACTCAGCCCCAAAGGGTCGGACACCTCCCTGAAGACTTCCCCTAGAGGACCTCGGAAGATCCAGTCATCATCCAGCCGGCTGATTCTGCCTCCGAAAAATGATGACCCCAATACAAACCCCCCCCTCGACTCAGCATCTGAAGACCAGAACCTGCCCCTCATTAAAGTGTCTGAACTGAAGAAGAGGTTTGAGCAGTGA